Proteins encoded by one window of Candidatus Oleimmundimicrobium sp.:
- a CDS encoding nucleotidyl transferase AbiEii/AbiGii toxin family protein — MIHNDKDKFFKLIDQIASLTGFYAPLMEKDYYLTLILSRINELSENLIFKGGTCLNKIYYSYYRLSEDLDFSMRLPEHTTTRSNRRKCIQPVKDNIKRFAKQFGMRVDGAEKAGRNESKQYIYYFVYDPVTTPSEQTIKFEIGLRFNPIIRTEMHPVQHKFSHSFTREPLFDGGKVNCLSLNEIVSEKLRAAALRLRIAPRDFYDLDFILRNGFNLASKEVMELFKKKIEEGGGDTDLSKYRVNLGRSDEEIKDMRSRIKQELFEVLTESERQNFDLDKALKRTNKAMESVK, encoded by the coding sequence ATGATCCACAATGATAAAGACAAATTTTTTAAATTAATAGACCAGATTGCTTCACTGACGGGTTTTTATGCGCCTCTTATGGAGAAGGATTATTATCTTACGCTTATTCTTTCACGAATAAATGAGCTCTCAGAAAATCTTATTTTTAAAGGCGGAACATGCCTTAATAAAATTTACTATTCTTATTATCGTTTAAGCGAGGATTTGGATTTTAGTATGCGTTTGCCTGAACATACAACTACACGTAGCAATAGACGCAAATGTATACAGCCGGTAAAAGATAACATTAAAAGATTCGCAAAGCAGTTTGGCATGCGCGTGGATGGAGCAGAAAAAGCGGGACGTAATGAGTCCAAACAGTATATTTATTATTTTGTCTATGATCCGGTAACAACGCCATCAGAGCAAACAATAAAATTTGAGATCGGACTTCGTTTTAATCCAATTATTAGAACAGAAATGCATCCTGTTCAGCATAAATTCTCACACTCATTTACTAGGGAGCCGCTATTTGATGGCGGAAAGGTGAATTGTTTATCACTTAATGAAATTGTTAGCGAGAAACTGCGCGCCGCAGCCCTTAGATTAAGAATCGCACCTCGTGACTTCTATGATCTCGATTTCATTCTGCGCAATGGATTTAATTTGGCAAGCAAAGAGGTAATGGAACTTTTTAAAAAGAAGATTGAGGAAGGCGGTGGAGATACGGATTTATCAAAATACAGGGTTAATCTTGGGCGATCGGATGAGGAAATTAAAGATATGCGCTCGCGAATTAAACAAGAGCTGTTTGAGGTCTTAACAGAAAGCGAACGCCAGAATTTTGATCTTGATAAAGCTTTAAAGCGAACTAACAAGGCAATGGAAAGCGTAAAATAA
- a CDS encoding type II toxin-antitoxin system Phd/YefM family antitoxin, producing the protein MQKLKIDQDIRSLSEVRNGMANFIKQVHDTKRPVIITQHGKGVAVLLGANEFEAMQEKIELLSDIQTSLNQLEKGAGISHKDAKEKLLKRITK; encoded by the coding sequence ATGCAAAAACTAAAAATTGATCAAGATATCAGGTCCCTGTCAGAAGTCAGGAATGGCATGGCAAACTTCATAAAGCAAGTTCACGATACTAAAAGACCGGTGATAATTACACAGCACGGGAAAGGCGTCGCGGTCCTTTTAGGCGCAAATGAATTTGAAGCCATGCAAGAGAAAATCGAGCTTCTATCAGATATTCAAACCTCTCTCAATCAACTGGAAAAAGGAGCGGGAATTAGCCATAAAGATGCAAAAGAGAAACTATTAAAGCGAATCACAAAATGA
- a CDS encoding type IV toxin-antitoxin system AbiEi family antitoxin, with translation MNRNTISALSQKEAEIVARLSYEEKDIVTAKELDSYLPADFQYRRKLVYSLKRKRILIPIKGGIYIFVPLDAVPTGRRVSEFLIPPVFFPQNDYYIGYSTMFNYYNFTDQQFQTVYVLNTRISRERTIAGLSFKFTKIPSKRMYGLEKIDIKGRKVIVSSKERTLVDLIYFNKPVGGIEAASEILERFVKEKKCDIKKLVEYTVQFSNIKTRKRIGLILEKAQVSDSVLKPLEKSVKDTSLISFSNSRKGTKNEKWRVIINDPQ, from the coding sequence ATGAACAGAAATACAATAAGTGCTTTAAGTCAGAAAGAGGCTGAAATAGTTGCGCGTTTGTCATACGAAGAAAAAGATATTGTAACAGCCAAAGAGCTTGATTCTTATTTACCGGCTGATTTTCAATATCGACGTAAATTAGTCTATAGTCTCAAGAGAAAACGAATATTAATTCCGATAAAAGGAGGAATTTATATATTTGTGCCCTTGGATGCTGTACCAACCGGACGTCGCGTTAGTGAATTTCTTATTCCACCGGTTTTCTTTCCTCAAAATGACTACTATATAGGCTATTCAACGATGTTTAATTACTATAACTTTACCGATCAGCAATTTCAGACAGTGTATGTGCTCAATACAAGAATTTCCAGGGAAAGGACAATAGCCGGGTTATCTTTTAAATTTACGAAAATTCCTTCTAAGAGGATGTATGGATTAGAAAAGATAGACATAAAGGGGAGAAAAGTTATTGTCAGCTCAAAGGAGAGAACTCTGGTTGACCTCATCTATTTTAATAAACCAGTAGGTGGTATTGAGGCTGCCTCGGAAATACTTGAGCGTTTTGTAAAAGAAAAAAAATGTGATATTAAAAAGCTGGTTGAGTATACCGTGCAATTCTCTAACATCAAAACAAGAAAGCGAATAGGCCTTATTCTTGAGAAAGCGCAGGTTTCCGATTCAGTATTAAAGCCTCTTGAAAAAAGCGTAAAGGATACATCGCTGATTTCGTTTTCAAATTCTCGCAAAGGAACAAAAAATGAAAAATGGAGAGTCATTATCAATGATCCACAATGA
- the recJ gene encoding single-stranded-DNA-specific exonuclease RecJ: MPPSKYSFSGRKIWKTSIPHSEVCNLLSKELGISKIVAGLLVNRNITSSEEAKLFLYPSLSHLNNPFLMSGMSLAVNRIKTAISKNEKITVYGDFDVDGITSTALVVSVLKKLEADVNFYIPSRFEEGYGLNKSALKKLEEAGSSLVITVDCGITAIEEVDYASKIGLDIIITDHHLPGENIPKALSVIDPKQDVRVPDTGLPACRQARRYPYSELAGVGVAFKLVQALCEDLNADIKFDDNPEDYQLLTDNLDLVALGTVADMVPLSGENRVIVKNGLKILNATKKPGLIALKEVSGLNDKEITAGQVGYWLAPRLNAGGRMTNAGKCVELLLTEDIEFAKKTAKYLDEKNKERQSIEEKILNQALEMVEKEVDLDKEKVIVLASENWHEGVKGIVASRLVNKYFRPTILFSIKGDKANGSGRSISGFHLFDALTKCDEFLERYGGHACAAGLSLSAKHLGSFREKINQIASETLDESDLIPKLSIDLDLHISQVDKTLLKEIELLSPFGIGNPTPVLSLKNTLLSNLNYVGDGKHLKFSVIGNGTSISGIGFNYLKDYPKDSFEKDYQPVNVDLAFTLDKNKWNGREELQLKLVDLKILKEATKLPAIGGRDDFVEKLFADASEIIKDEDYKNIGDADSFYSKVAGVTFEGRQAILANLEAGTRLDLIREPDNPHDENAIRVDDENGNNLGYIKSAMAKHLALVMDSGCEYEGKVTEVTGKEADKHLGVNILVRKKKIDGAIEQGAVSLVPEELKNLDKPKLVNELAKRFLNGNKLREKQKEALGNLLQGKNCLAIMGTGRGKSAIFHIFSAIEAIKDNKISVILYPLRSLINDQHCYLKQVFSEIGLNVVFLSGDVDFDERESIFAALALGEAHVVLTTPEFIYHNKFEFDKLKKRIGFLVVDESHHVSTSSQLHRPLYGRLNEVITSMGNPLVLAITATAGETVAPTIYKTLGIEKVVIDPNVRKNLRLIDKRGIRKKDFYIKDVIAQQEKSIIYVNSREQSVKIASALRESVPHLRNKIVYYNAGMDSSLRCEVEEGFRNGDFLTVVSTSAFGEGVNIPDIRNIFLYHMPFSFITYNQQSGRAGRDDEESNIHVLFGEKDAKINRLILESMAPSRKELVNLYRALKNISKGSPEGFELTNKDILSEVEIFGRTFLNEKGVSAGLKIFRELGLVEVSGNGLSRRIKLCGSKEKLSLSDSIRHEEGQDEKALFSEFKKWVLESSEEDLLSMINQPIYPKDWLEG, from the coding sequence GTGCCACCGAGCAAATACTCATTTTCTGGTAGAAAAATATGGAAAACCTCAATACCTCATTCTGAGGTATGTAATTTACTCTCTAAAGAACTCGGTATCTCCAAGATTGTTGCCGGCCTTCTCGTAAATCGAAATATTACTTCATCTGAAGAAGCGAAACTATTTTTATATCCTTCTTTATCTCATCTCAACAATCCCTTTTTAATGTCAGGAATGTCGCTTGCGGTAAATCGAATAAAAACAGCCATCTCAAAAAATGAAAAAATAACTGTTTACGGTGATTTTGATGTTGACGGGATTACCAGCACGGCTCTCGTGGTTTCGGTGCTGAAAAAACTTGAGGCAGATGTTAACTTTTATATTCCAAGTCGCTTTGAAGAGGGTTACGGCTTAAATAAATCGGCTTTAAAAAAATTGGAAGAGGCCGGCTCCTCTTTAGTCATAACCGTAGACTGCGGCATTACGGCTATAGAGGAAGTTGATTACGCCTCAAAGATTGGCTTAGATATTATCATAACCGACCACCACTTGCCCGGAGAGAACATTCCTAAAGCATTGTCGGTGATAGACCCCAAGCAAGATGTCCGCGTGCCGGATACCGGTCTGCCAGCCTGCCGGCAAGCACGGCGATATCCTTATTCGGAACTTGCGGGCGTGGGAGTTGCTTTTAAACTTGTTCAAGCGTTGTGTGAAGACTTGAATGCTGACATAAAGTTTGATGATAATCCAGAGGATTATCAGCTTTTGACTGATAATCTGGATTTAGTTGCTCTTGGAACCGTTGCCGATATGGTCCCTTTGTCGGGAGAAAACAGAGTAATTGTAAAAAATGGTTTAAAAATTTTAAACGCGACAAAAAAGCCGGGCTTAATTGCCCTTAAAGAAGTTTCGGGTCTAAATGATAAGGAAATTACAGCCGGACAGGTTGGGTATTGGCTGGCTCCTCGCCTGAATGCCGGAGGCCGTATGACGAATGCCGGCAAGTGTGTTGAATTGTTATTAACCGAGGATATTGAGTTTGCGAAAAAAACTGCTAAGTATTTAGATGAAAAAAACAAAGAAAGACAGTCGATAGAAGAAAAAATATTAAATCAAGCCCTTGAAATGGTTGAAAAAGAAGTAGATTTGGATAAAGAAAAGGTTATAGTCTTGGCGTCTGAGAATTGGCACGAAGGGGTTAAGGGAATTGTTGCGTCGAGACTGGTTAATAAGTATTTTCGTCCAACAATCCTTTTTAGCATTAAAGGCGATAAAGCTAACGGCTCAGGAAGAAGTATTTCAGGGTTTCACCTTTTTGATGCTTTAACTAAGTGTGATGAGTTTTTGGAGCGCTATGGTGGCCACGCTTGCGCTGCCGGCCTTTCGCTTTCGGCGAAACATCTCGGTTCCTTCAGAGAAAAAATAAATCAAATAGCAAGTGAAACGCTCGATGAATCTGACTTGATTCCTAAATTATCCATAGACTTGGATTTACACATCTCTCAAGTTGATAAAACCTTATTAAAAGAGATTGAGTTGCTCTCACCTTTTGGCATCGGAAACCCAACTCCGGTTTTATCTTTAAAAAATACCTTATTAAGCAATTTGAATTATGTTGGGGATGGAAAGCATTTAAAATTTTCAGTTATCGGAAATGGAACAAGCATCTCAGGTATCGGTTTTAATTATTTAAAGGATTATCCAAAGGATAGTTTTGAAAAAGATTATCAGCCGGTAAATGTCGACTTGGCGTTTACACTCGATAAAAATAAGTGGAACGGCCGGGAAGAATTGCAGTTGAAGCTGGTGGATTTAAAGATTCTTAAAGAAGCAACGAAACTGCCTGCCATCGGAGGCAGGGATGATTTTGTTGAGAAGCTGTTTGCCGATGCGTCTGAAATAATCAAGGATGAGGATTATAAAAATATAGGTGACGCGGATTCTTTCTACTCCAAAGTTGCCGGAGTTACATTTGAGGGGCGCCAGGCTATTTTAGCAAACCTTGAAGCGGGAACTCGTTTAGATTTAATACGTGAACCGGATAATCCGCATGACGAAAACGCAATTCGCGTAGATGATGAGAATGGAAATAATTTGGGCTACATAAAATCGGCAATGGCTAAACATCTTGCTCTTGTTATGGATTCGGGCTGCGAATACGAGGGAAAAGTTACTGAAGTTACCGGAAAAGAGGCGGATAAACATCTTGGCGTAAATATTTTGGTCAGAAAGAAGAAGATTGATGGGGCTATCGAGCAGGGAGCTGTATCATTGGTGCCCGAAGAACTCAAAAATCTCGATAAACCAAAGCTTGTAAACGAACTTGCCAAAAGATTTTTAAATGGAAATAAATTGCGCGAGAAGCAGAAAGAAGCGCTTGGAAATTTGTTACAAGGAAAAAATTGCTTGGCGATTATGGGCACGGGCAGGGGAAAGTCGGCAATATTTCATATTTTTTCTGCCATTGAAGCCATCAAGGATAACAAAATTTCAGTTATTTTATATCCTTTAAGATCTCTCATAAATGACCAGCACTGTTATTTAAAGCAGGTTTTTAGTGAAATTGGTTTAAACGTTGTTTTCCTTTCCGGTGATGTGGATTTTGATGAAAGAGAAAGTATTTTTGCCGCGCTTGCTTTGGGAGAAGCTCACGTTGTTTTAACTACGCCGGAGTTTATCTATCATAACAAGTTTGAGTTCGATAAATTAAAGAAGAGGATAGGTTTTTTGGTGGTTGATGAGAGTCATCATGTAAGTACGTCTTCTCAGCTTCACAGGCCGCTCTATGGCCGGTTAAATGAAGTTATAACCTCGATGGGAAATCCTTTAGTTCTTGCTATAACAGCTACGGCCGGAGAGACGGTTGCTCCAACTATATATAAAACATTGGGGATAGAAAAGGTTGTTATCGACCCGAACGTGAGGAAAAATTTAAGATTAATTGATAAGAGAGGGATAAGGAAAAAAGACTTTTATATAAAAGATGTCATAGCTCAACAAGAGAAGTCAATTATCTATGTGAACAGCAGGGAACAGAGCGTTAAAATTGCCTCTGCGCTTAGAGAATCCGTGCCTCATCTGAGAAATAAAATCGTCTATTATAACGCGGGTATGGATTCAAGCTTGAGGTGTGAAGTTGAAGAAGGGTTTAGGAACGGTGATTTCTTAACGGTGGTATCCACGAGCGCTTTTGGCGAGGGGGTAAATATCCCGGATATCCGCAACATCTTTCTTTATCACATGCCCTTTAGTTTTATAACTTACAATCAACAGAGTGGCCGAGCAGGCAGAGACGATGAAGAGTCAAATATCCACGTTTTGTTTGGTGAGAAGGATGCCAAAATAAACAGGTTAATTCTTGAATCTATGGCTCCCTCCAGAAAAGAGCTGGTTAACCTTTACAGGGCTTTGAAGAATATTTCAAAGGGGTCGCCCGAAGGGTTTGAGCTTACTAATAAGGATATTTTAAGCGAGGTTGAGATTTTCGGCAGAACTTTTTTAAATGAAAAAGGTGTGTCCGCCGGTCTCAAAATATTTAGAGAATTGGGTTTAGTTGAGGTTTCCGGAAATGGCCTTTCGAGACGAATTAAGCTTTGTGGTTCAAAGGAAAAGCTGTCACTCTCCGATTCAATCAGACATGAAGAAGGGCAAGACGAAAAAGCGCTGTTTAGTGAGTTTAAAAAGTGGGTTTTAGAAAGTTCGGAAGAAGATTTGCTCTCCATGATAAACCAGCCAATTTACCCTAAGGACTGGTTGGAAGGTTAG
- a CDS encoding bifunctional (p)ppGpp synthetase/guanosine-3',5'-bis(diphosphate) 3'-pyrophosphohydrolase produces MEKRIKALIEKIRIYEPEADLILVKRAYTVAKKAHLDQYRKSGEHYIFHPLGVANILAKLELDSTSIAVALLHDVVEDTAISLDDIQKDFGKEATELIDGLTKLSQIEFKSEEEKQAENLRKMMLAMSKDIRVIFIKLADRLDNMRTIQHLNPEKQKQKARETLDIYAPLAHRLGIFKIKWELEDLSFKTLEPKKYAEIAKMVSETRRKREVYLKKASEILSVELKKVKIKNEILGRIKHYYSIYEKMIRRGKEFNEIYDLSGLRILVDSIKDCYAVLGVIHSLWKPIPGAFKDYIAMPKFNMYRSLHTTVIGPMGRPLELQIRTHDMHSTAEYGVAAHWHYKEGTIMDKGEERLSWLRQMLEWESETKDSKDFLETLKIDLFETEVFVFTPKGDVISLPKGSTPLDFAYNIHTDVGHSCVGAKAGGKIVPLEYELQNGDIVEILTSKTSSGPSRDWLSVVKTSSARTKIRQWFSKESREGTEHVGREILQKELRRKGYSLSDISVDVIKSVLKDLKISDTESLYTNIGTGNISPKQVVTKIIHAVKAGEEEGKELELPLSYPKKQTRPTAVGVRIEGVEDALIRLARCCDPVPMDDIIGFITIGRGITVHRKDCSNVKNLKKKYPDRLIKVEWNLGGKETFQAEIQVEAIDRTKLLRDVSSTISDMGVNIRSATVLMGKDNTAIFRFIFDISSVAHLENILANVKKIDSVFDAYRV; encoded by the coding sequence ATGGAAAAAAGGATAAAAGCATTAATCGAAAAAATCAGAATATATGAACCGGAAGCCGATTTAATTTTAGTTAAACGGGCCTATACGGTTGCCAAAAAAGCCCACCTTGATCAGTATCGTAAATCGGGTGAGCACTATATCTTTCATCCCCTGGGAGTGGCCAATATTTTGGCTAAACTTGAATTGGATTCGACAAGCATCGCGGTCGCTCTTCTTCATGATGTCGTTGAAGATACAGCCATTTCTTTAGATGATATTCAAAAGGATTTTGGCAAAGAGGCAACCGAACTAATCGATGGCCTTACGAAACTTAGCCAAATTGAGTTTAAAAGTGAAGAAGAGAAACAAGCCGAGAATTTGCGTAAAATGATGCTCGCGATGTCCAAAGATATCCGTGTTATCTTCATTAAACTTGCGGATAGATTAGATAATATGAGAACAATTCAGCATTTGAACCCGGAAAAACAGAAGCAGAAAGCAAGAGAAACACTTGATATTTATGCTCCCCTTGCTCATCGTCTGGGAATTTTCAAAATTAAATGGGAGCTGGAAGATCTCTCTTTTAAAACGTTGGAACCCAAAAAGTATGCCGAGATTGCAAAAATGGTGTCTGAAACGAGAAGAAAGAGGGAGGTCTATCTTAAAAAGGCATCGGAAATTCTCTCTGTCGAGTTAAAAAAAGTAAAAATCAAAAACGAGATACTCGGAAGAATTAAACACTATTACAGCATCTATGAAAAGATGATTCGCCGGGGCAAAGAGTTCAATGAAATTTATGATTTGTCCGGGCTTCGAATATTGGTTGATTCAATTAAAGATTGCTACGCAGTTTTGGGAGTTATCCACTCACTCTGGAAACCTATTCCGGGAGCATTTAAGGATTATATTGCGATGCCTAAATTTAATATGTACCGTTCCCTGCACACCACTGTTATTGGTCCAATGGGTCGTCCTTTAGAGTTACAGATAAGGACGCATGATATGCACAGCACCGCTGAATATGGGGTTGCCGCCCATTGGCATTACAAAGAAGGAACCATTATGGATAAGGGAGAGGAAAGGCTTTCATGGCTTCGTCAAATGTTGGAGTGGGAGAGTGAGACCAAAGATTCCAAGGATTTTTTAGAGACACTAAAAATTGATTTGTTCGAAACGGAAGTTTTTGTTTTTACCCCGAAAGGCGATGTTATAAGTCTTCCCAAGGGTTCTACCCCATTGGATTTTGCCTATAACATTCATACGGATGTCGGTCATTCATGTGTTGGAGCAAAAGCCGGCGGTAAGATTGTTCCACTTGAATATGAGCTCCAAAACGGGGATATAGTTGAAATTTTAACTTCAAAAACTTCTTCTGGCCCAAGCAGGGATTGGTTAAGTGTTGTAAAAACTTCTAGCGCGAGAACAAAGATAAGACAATGGTTTAGCAAAGAGAGCCGTGAAGGAACGGAACACGTTGGCCGTGAAATTTTACAGAAAGAGCTTCGCCGGAAGGGCTATAGTTTAAGCGACATCTCAGTCGATGTAATTAAGTCGGTTCTTAAAGATTTAAAAATTTCCGATACTGAATCTCTTTACACCAATATAGGAACGGGAAATATTTCTCCGAAACAAGTGGTTACTAAAATAATTCATGCTGTGAAGGCAGGGGAAGAAGAGGGAAAAGAGCTTGAACTGCCTCTATCTTATCCCAAGAAGCAAACAAGGCCAACGGCTGTTGGAGTAAGGATCGAAGGGGTTGAGGATGCTTTAATCCGTTTAGCGAGGTGTTGCGACCCTGTTCCAATGGACGATATAATTGGTTTTATTACAATAGGAAGAGGTATTACAGTTCACCGCAAAGACTGTTCAAATGTTAAAAACCTAAAGAAAAAATATCCTGATAGGTTAATTAAAGTTGAGTGGAATTTAGGTGGCAAGGAAACATTTCAAGCTGAAATTCAAGTTGAGGCAATAGATAGAACCAAGTTGTTAAGGGATGTAAGTTCAACTATAAGCGATATGGGAGTAAATATTCGCTCTGCTACTGTTTTAATGGGTAAAGATAATACGGCAATCTTTCGATTTATTTTTGACATAAGCAGCGTGGCTCATCTTGAAAATATATTGGCAAATGTTAAAAAGATTGATAGTGTTTTTGACGCGTATCGAGTTTAA
- a CDS encoding LapA family protein: protein MQWILILILILILGVTLFAIENVAIISISYLFGQANVSLALVIVVSVIVGAVLGILASLQSIWKVKAQLRGQKKELNDLKKEIQESKETEPEVTD from the coding sequence ATGCAGTGGATTTTAATTCTTATTCTAATCTTAATCCTTGGAGTTACGTTGTTTGCTATTGAAAACGTGGCTATTATTAGCATTTCTTATTTGTTTGGGCAAGCCAATGTGTCTTTAGCTCTTGTTATCGTCGTATCTGTCATAGTGGGTGCTGTTTTAGGGATACTTGCTAGTTTGCAAAGTATATGGAAAGTCAAGGCTCAGCTCAGGGGACAGAAGAAAGAACTGAACGACCTCAAGAAAGAAATTCAGGAATCCAAAGAAACGGAACCTGAAGTTACAGACTAA
- the secD gene encoding protein translocase subunit SecD, which produces MRSRTKNILSLSFVFILICIAIYSIVPPAESTKLGLDLKGGLSVLLTAKGTKEAPITEDSMEQAMLIIRERVDKLGVSEPQIQRQGSNNILVQLPGIEDPQKALDIIGKTALLEFKPVVSQEEDKIMLGSTLMTGKALSDASVGFDEFNNAKVEMKFTAEGAKKFEEVTGEIIGQQLAIVLDGAIMSAPTVQAKISGGSAEITGNFTVDEAKSLALVLQTGALPVNLEISENRVVGPTLGRDSLRAGLIAGIIGLMLVVLYMIIYYRGLGLITTFALIVFGTLFWGLIAIIGKAFMWTLTLPGIAGMILSIGLAADSSIVIFERFKEEVKGGRTVRMAAETGFSHAIKTMLDADLVTLVAVIFLYLLAIGPVRGFAFTLIIGVLIDLFTAFFFTRPMLILMAQFKFFSNPLLIGAKRETK; this is translated from the coding sequence TTGCGTTCCAGAACCAAAAATATACTTTCATTGTCATTTGTTTTTATATTAATTTGTATAGCAATTTATTCTATAGTTCCGCCTGCTGAATCTACTAAGTTGGGATTGGATTTAAAAGGCGGCTTAAGCGTTTTGTTAACCGCGAAAGGAACTAAAGAAGCTCCAATTACCGAGGACTCTATGGAGCAAGCTATGCTTATCATTCGGGAGAGGGTTGACAAGCTTGGAGTGTCTGAGCCACAGATTCAAAGACAAGGGTCAAACAATATTTTAGTTCAGCTTCCGGGGATAGAAGATCCGCAAAAAGCTTTAGACATTATTGGAAAAACCGCTCTCTTGGAATTTAAACCTGTTGTTTCCCAAGAAGAAGATAAGATAATGCTTGGCTCGACGCTAATGACCGGAAAGGCACTTTCTGATGCTTCCGTTGGATTTGACGAGTTTAATAACGCAAAGGTTGAAATGAAGTTTACGGCTGAAGGGGCAAAGAAGTTTGAGGAGGTAACAGGAGAAATAATTGGCCAACAACTGGCCATTGTGTTGGATGGTGCCATAATGTCAGCCCCAACAGTTCAAGCAAAAATATCCGGGGGAAGCGCGGAAATAACCGGAAATTTCACAGTTGATGAAGCCAAAAGTCTCGCGCTCGTTCTCCAAACAGGGGCGCTTCCTGTAAATCTTGAAATCTCTGAGAATAGGGTTGTTGGGCCCACACTTGGAAGAGACTCCTTAAGAGCTGGATTGATTGCTGGAATTATTGGTTTAATGTTAGTCGTGTTATATATGATTATTTATTACAGAGGGTTAGGGCTTATTACAACGTTTGCTCTTATTGTATTCGGTACATTGTTCTGGGGTTTAATTGCCATTATCGGGAAAGCATTCATGTGGACTTTAACTCTTCCCGGAATTGCCGGAATGATTTTAAGCATAGGTTTAGCGGCAGACTCCAGTATTGTTATTTTTGAGAGGTTTAAAGAAGAAGTAAAGGGCGGCAGAACAGTGCGTATGGCTGCCGAAACCGGTTTTAGTCATGCAATTAAGACTATGCTTGACGCGGACCTCGTGACGCTGGTAGCGGTAATTTTTCTCTATCTTTTGGCGATTGGTCCTGTTCGAGGGTTTGCTTTTACTCTAATTATAGGAGTTTTAATTGATCTCTTTACCGCGTTTTTCTTTACTCGCCCCATGCTTATTTTGATGGCACAGTTTAAGTTTTTTAGTAATCCTCTGCTTATTGGGGCAAAAAGGGAGACGAAATGA
- a CDS encoding type II toxin-antitoxin system RelE/ParE family toxin: MRIIWAPLAVDRASEIVDYIAQDKPSAAEKWIDIVFSKVEQLKSSPEIGRIVPEINDSQFRELIYGNYRIIYRIETKQISIITIRHGRQILPINEIKA, from the coding sequence ATGAGAATAATCTGGGCTCCTCTTGCTGTCGATAGAGCGTCGGAAATAGTCGATTATATTGCCCAAGACAAACCATCAGCGGCAGAAAAATGGATTGATATAGTATTTTCTAAAGTTGAGCAGTTAAAATCGTCTCCTGAAATCGGCCGGATTGTCCCTGAAATTAATGATAGTCAATTTAGAGAACTAATTTACGGCAATTACCGCATCATTTATCGTATCGAAACCAAACAAATATCCATTATCACGATTCGACATGGTAGACAAATATTGCCAATAAATGAAATTAAGGCATAA
- the secF gene encoding protein translocase subunit SecF, with the protein MMKLNLMGRKKVWFTLSGIVISISVIAVLILGIKPGIDFKGGTFLDIKFEKTTTVSNVRDVLRKYDLADSVIQHSEENEFLIRSKRIEQKTQGEILKDFEKNFGIKEVRDIQNVGPGWGAQVTKGAFLALVASLITILIYISLRFEYKMAFSAVAALFHDVIIAVGLYALFGREVTPNTIAGLLTILGYSLYDTIVVFHRIRENTKYLGRKRYSDMVNDSVNQVFMRSINTSLTSLLPVICLLMFGGETLKDFALILAIGLIAGTYSSIFIASPILAIWKEREPKYRPSKA; encoded by the coding sequence ATGATGAAGCTAAATTTGATGGGACGAAAAAAGGTTTGGTTTACTCTGTCCGGCATTGTGATATCGATAAGCGTTATTGCTGTTTTAATTCTTGGAATTAAGCCGGGGATAGACTTTAAAGGCGGAACATTTCTTGATATTAAATTTGAAAAAACGACCACAGTTTCTAATGTTCGCGATGTTCTTCGAAAATATGATTTAGCTGACAGTGTTATTCAGCATTCGGAAGAAAATGAATTTCTTATCCGTTCTAAAAGAATTGAGCAAAAAACACAGGGGGAAATTCTTAAAGACTTTGAGAAAAATTTTGGAATAAAGGAAGTTCGCGATATTCAAAATGTTGGCCCGGGGTGGGGAGCACAAGTTACTAAAGGGGCGTTTCTTGCTCTTGTGGCATCACTTATAACAATTTTAATATATATAAGTTTGCGTTTTGAATATAAAATGGCATTTTCGGCGGTTGCCGCTCTTTTTCACGATGTTATAATTGCCGTTGGATTATATGCTTTATTTGGCAGAGAAGTAACGCCAAACACAATTGCGGGTCTTCTTACAATTCTGGGATATTCGCTCTACGATACTATTGTTGTTTTTCACCGGATTCGTGAGAATACTAAATATTTAGGCAGGAAAAGATATTCGGATATGGTCAACGATTCTGTAAATCAAGTTTTTATGAGATCCATAAATACATCTTTAACTTCGTTGTTGCCTGTAATTTGTTTGTTGATGTTTGGCGGCGAGACATTAAAGGATTTTGCTCTGATTCTTGCCATCGGCTTAATTGCGGGAACTTATTCTTCAATTTTTATTGCCAGTCCTATTCTTGCTATTTGGAAAGAACGTGAACCTAAGTATCGTCCCTCAAAAGCTTAA